The DNA region ATTAGCCAAAGGTTCTAAAATGTTAGTGAGTATGGCTGGAGCAATGAGTACAGCTGAAATTGGAAAAATATTTGCAGAAGTTATTCGTCAGGATAAAGTTCAAATCATTTCTTGTACAGGAGCTAATCTTGAAGAAGATATCATGAACTTAGTAGCGCACTCACACTACGAAAGAGTACCTCACTACCGTGATTTAACGCCACAAGACGAATGGGATTTATTAGAGCGTGGTTTAAACCGTGTAACTGACACTTGTATTCCAGAACACGAAGCTTTCCGTAGATTACAAAAACACATCTACAAAATATGGAAAGATGCAGATGATAAAGGAGAACGTTATTTTCCTCATGAATTCATGTACAAAATGTTGCTTTCTGGAGTATTGGAAGAATATTACGAAATTGACTTAAAAGACAGCTGGATGTATGCTGCTGCGGAGAAAAATTTACCTATTATTGTACCAGGATGGGAAGATAGCACAATGGGTAATATTTTTGCTTCATACGTAATCAAAGGAGAATTAAAAGCTTCAACTATGAAATCAGGTATCGAATACATGACTTTCTTAGCAGATTGGTATACAAAAAATTGTGAAAACGGAATAGGTTTCTTCCAAATTGGAGGAGGTATCGCAGGAGACTTTCCTATTTGTGTAGTTCCTATGTTGTACCAAGATATGGAAATGCACGATGTTCCTTTCTGGAGCTATTTCTGTCAAATTTCAGATTCAACTACTAGTTACGGTTCGTATTCTGGAGCAGTTCCAAATGAAAAAATCACTTGGGGTAAATTAGATATCAATATACCTAAGTTTATTATTGAATCAGATGCTACCATTGTAGCGCCATTGATTTTTGCTTATTTATTAGATTTATAATACCATTTTTATGAGAAGAGTTATTGTTGAGTATGCTAAATTAACAAACGAAATTTTAAACTTATTGGTTGAAAAATTTCCTGATGGATATGACGACGAAGATATCATCCGTTTTAAAAATGCAAAAAACGAATTAGTTGAGGCTGTTGAAGTTCGTACTGAAGACACAATCTACCTAGTAAAAGTGAGTACTAAACTTGCTGATAGAATTGAGAATTTTGACGAAGACGATGATATTGACGATGTAATTGAACCTATTGCACCAATCAAAGGTTTAGATTTGGATGACGATATTAGTGACGACGATGATGACGATGATGATAGCGATAAGCCAGAACTTGACGAAGATGATGAAGATGGTGACGACAAAGATATCGCAGATGATGACGATGAGGATGACGAAGATTAATTCATAAAAAAATAAAAAAAAGGAACTCTAAACTGGGTTCCTTTTTTTATCGACTACAACAACCAAGTTTTAACAATTGCAAATAATGATTAGTTCTCAAATACTACATTCTTGTCTTAAGGAAAATTTCGGATTTGAAAAATTCAGAACCAATCAAGAGGAAATAATCAACACTATTTTAAGAGGACAAGATACCTTAGCTATCATGCCAACAGGTGGAGGAAAATCCATTTGTTTCCAATTACCAGCACTATTATTTCCAGGAATCACCATTGTAATTTCGCCATTAATTGCTTTAATGAAAGATCAAGTGGATAGCTTGAAAGCAAACGGAATTAGCGCCTGTTATATTAACAGTACTCAATCTGAAAAAGAACAACAAAACCATATTCAAAATATTATTGACAAAAAAATCAAGCTAGTATACGTTGCCCCCGAGAGTTTATCTTATCTCGAAAATACGTTTACTCTGATTGAAATAAGTCTAATTGCAATAGACGAAGCCCATTGTATTTCGTCATGGGGACACGATTTTAGACCTGCTTATACCAATTTGGGTTATCTTAAAAACCGCTTCCCTACCACTCCTATTCTTGCTTTAACTGCAACAGCTGATAAAGCTACACGCGAAGATATTAACAACCAACTAAATTTAAAAAATCCAGCTGTTTTTATTTCATCCTTTGATCGAAAAAATCTAAGTTTAGAAGTTCGACCAGCTTTAGACAGAGTTAAACAAATCATTGATTTTATAGAAACGAAAACTAATGAATCGGGAATTATATATTGTTTGAGTCGAAAAACAACCGAAGAGCTTGCTGAAAAACTAACCAAAGCAGGTATTACAGCAAAAGCTTATCATGCAGGCTTAGAAACAGAACTTCGTTCAAAAACTCAAGACGAATTTATTAATGACAAATGCCAAGTGGTTTGTGCAACTATCGCCTTTGGTATGGGAATTGACAAATCGAATGTTCGTTGGGTCATTCATTATAATTTACCCAAAAATATTGAAGGTTATTATCAGGAAATAGGACGAGCCGGTCGTGATGGTTTGCCTTCTGAAACCATATTATTTGAAAGCTATGGTGATTTGATTCAACTACAAAAATTTGCTTCTCAAGGTCAAAACGCCGAAATCCAGTTAGCAAAATTGGACAGAATGAAACAATATGCCGATGCTTTAAGTTGCCGACGTAAAATATTGCTTTCTTATTTTGGAGAAATTGTAACCGAAAATTGTGGTAACTGTGATATTTGCAATAATCCCCCAGCCTTTTTTGATGGAACTATTTTAGCACAGAAAGCACTTTCTGCAATTATCCGTTTGAAAGAATCAGAACCGCTACCGGTAATTATCGATTTTTTGCGAGGTTCTAAAAATGCTTACATCTACGAAAAAGAATATCAAAATTTAAAAACATATGGCGTAGGAATAGAAACTTCTTGGCAAGACTGGAACCAATACCTAATTCAATTGATTAATCTTGGTTATTGTGAAATAGCCTTTCATCAGCAAAATAAAATTCGTTTGACTCCATTGGCTAAGAAAGTACTATTCGAAAACGAAAAAGTACAACTCAATACTATTAAAAAGTCAGTTCCAAAACAAGTCGAACAAGAGACTAACAAAACAAAAACGGTAAAGAATTCATTATTTGAAAGCTTACGCAAATTACGTTATGAAATTGCCCAAGAAGAAGAGGTTCCTGCCTATGTCATTTTTAGCGATTCGGCTTTACGCCAAATGGAAATCAATCGTCCTATGAGTGAAGAAGAATTGATTACAATTGACGGTGTAGGAAAAGCAAAATTGGAAAAATATGGTGATGCTTTTATTAAAGCAATTATTGCTTTTCATAAGGACAAAAAAGTCAAGCCAAAGAAAGGATCAAACACTTATAAAGAAACACTTGCTCTTTATCAGGAAGGATTAACGCCAGAAGAAATAGCCGAAAAAAGAAAATTAGGTGTTAGCACTATTATTTCGCATTTAGCAAAATTATATTCCGACGGCGCTTCAATAGACTTAAAACAATTTGTTTCTAATGAAGAAGTTGCTCTAATTTCAGCAGCAGCTATTCAATTAGAAAAACCAACAGCATTGAAACCCTTTTTTGATTATTTTGAAGAAAAAATGAGTTACGAAAAAATCCGAGTGGGATTAGCCATAATTGAAAAAGAAGAAAATGTAATGTAATTATGATTCGCTCCTTTCCTCCTTTCATAAACTATGAAACTGAAATTCTTATCCTCGGCACTATGCCAGGAATTGCTTCATTAGAAAAACAAGAATATTATGCCCATCCGCGAAATCATTTTTGGAAAATTATCTATACGCTTTTTGACCAATTACCGGTTTCTTCCATTTTTGAAGAAAAAATTAAACTTTTGAGAAACAACAAAATTGGAATTTGGGATGTCTTGGAAAATTGTGAGCGAAAAGGAAGTTTAGATATTCACATCAAAAATCACCAGCCGAATGATTTTGAAAGTTTATTCAAAGAATACCCTCAAATTAGAACTATCATTTTCAATGGAAAGGAAAGCCATAAATACTTCCTAAAAAGTTTCGGACAAATAAAAGGCATTACGTATCGTGTAATGCCTTCTACTAGTCCTGCTAATACAATGTCTTTTGAAAACAAATTAATAACTTGGTCAAGTTGCTTTAAAGACTTATAAATATTTTTCCTGAAACACTTTTTGATGGTGTTTTTGATGTCCAATAATAATAAAACCAATAGCACGAACTGAAATTTGATTATCCGAAGCAATTCCGATTCTTTTTAATTGTTCTTCTGAAAAACTTTTAAAAAGCGCCAAAGTCCCCTGACGAACTATCGATAATTCCGTTAACAAACTTTGCAAATGTCTATCGTTTGCATTGGTATTCAATGCAAACTCATTTTCATCAAAGCCGGGTAAAGGCGTTTTGTCGTTTCTCGAAATTCGTAAAGCACGATAACTAAAAACACGCTCCGTATCAATTATATGCTGAATAATTTCTTTGATTGTCCATTTGCCATCGGCATAACGATAATCAAATTTATCCATTGGAATATCCTGAACAAAACGAATAAAAGCATGAAGACTTATTTCTAAGTCTTCATATAAATCTTCATCGCCTGCTGCTTGTATGTAAGTAGCATTAAATTTTGAATATTCGTTTTCTGGAACATCACTACGTTTCATAATTCAATTTTTAAGCTGAATTTCTACTTGCATTGGTATTACCAAATAAAGAACGCATTACGATTTTTTCGTAAACCTTAATTAGTTTTTCATCTGGATTTGCTTCTTTATTCAATTCATTGATTCTCAATAAAGCATATTGTTGGATTGTCAATAATGGCAATACAATACGCTCTCTAATTTGGATAGAAGCAATACCGTCAGGATAATTCTCCATCAATTCTTTATGACCCGCAATTTTCAACAATAAACGTTTAGTTTCTAAGAACTCATCGTAAATATTTTGCCAGAATTCTCCAAATTCAGGATCATTTCTCATATAGGCTGTCAATGGAAAGAATGACTTAGCCAATGACATCATACTGTTTTCTAACAAGGTTTTAAAGAATAAAGAACGATTGTATAAATCTTGAACTTTTTCCCACTGTCCTGTTTCTTCAAAATGTTTTAAAGCCGAACCTACTCCATAAAAACCAGGTACGTTTTGCTTCAATTGACTCCAAGAACCTACGAAAGGAATTGCTCTTAAATCTTTAAAATCTAATTTTTCAGACTTACTTCTTTTTGAAGGTCGGCTACCAATATTCGTTTTTGCATAATATTTCAACGTACTCATTTTCTCTAAGTACGGAATAAATTTATCATGATTTTTAAAACTCAAATACTTTTGATATCCTAATTCCGATAAATGCGTCATAATCGCTTTATCATCATCTGATAATTTATTCAAATCCTTATTGAATACTTGGTTAGTTACACCTGCACTTAATAAGTTCTCTAAATTATGACGGCAAGAATCTAATGTTCCAAAGTTAGAACTAATTGTTTGTCCTTGAACCGTTACTTGAATTTCTTTATTTTCAATTTCTGGACCTAAAGAAGCATAAAATTTATGTGTTTTTCCTCCTCCACGAGCTGGTGGTCCACCACGTCCATCAAAGAATATTACTTTAATTCCATATTTTCTGGACATTGCAGTAAGATTTTCTTTTGCCTGATAAATACTCCAGTTAGCCATTAAATAACCGCCGTCTTTTGTACCATCAGAGAAACCAAGCATAATTGTTTGTTTCATTCCTCTATTAGCCAAATGTTCGGCGTAAACTGGGTTAGTATACAATTGCTCCATGACATTATGTGCATTTTGCAAATCATCTACAGATTCAAACAAAGGAACAATATCAACAGATGGATCTTCCCAATTACTCAATCTAAATAATGCATAAGCTTCTAAAACATTTACTGCATTTTCATTATTACTAATGATATATCGATTTGCTCCTAATTCACCGTTGCCTTCTTGAATCTTTTTAATGGCATAAATCGACTCAATAGTAGATTTAGTCATCTCGTTTTTAAAATCAGCTGGATTAAGATTTCCATTTAGACTAGTTAAAACTTCACATTTTTCAGCCTCCGATAATTCGTAGTAATTTTTAGGGAAAACCTCGCTTCCGTTATTTTGATAAAAATCAAAAATATCTCTAAATACAGCATCGTGAATTTTGCTATTTTGACGAATATCTAAAGTTGCAAAATGGAATCCAAATAAATTTACTTTGATTAAAAGTGCCTCTAATTCATCAACATACAAGGATTGATGTTGTTCTATAATGATTGTTTTTATTTTATTCAACTGTGTTTTAAACTCTTCCAGAGTAATAAAAATTTCACCTGTAGAATAAAATACCGAACGATATAATTTATTTTCAAGCTCAGCTACCAAAACATCAACTCCTGAGAACGTTAACTTACGTTTTAAGTTTCTCATTTCAAAATAGTAACATTTCAAAATTGAAGTTCTTAAACGATCAGCTACTTTCAACGTAATATCAGTCGTCACAAACGGATTACCATCTCTATCTCCTCCTGGCCAGAAACCAAGTTGAATAATCGGGTTTTTAATATTGTTATTTGGAGCAATATTGGTTTCTAAATAATGCATTAAATCTCCAACTGTATTATAGAATACATTTTCTAAATACCAAATTAAGCTTACTGCTTCATCATAAGGATTTGGCTTCTCATTATTGATAAAAGGTGTTTTTCCTAATTGTGCCAAAAGCTGTTTGATACGTAACAAATTATTTTCACGAATAGCCTCAGTCAAATCGTTAATAATTCCTAATACGGGACCTGGGTAAAATTGTGTTGGGTGAGCTGTTAAAACTGTTCTAACATTAAAATTTTCTAGAAATTCAGCTAGTTCTTCATTCTTCCCTCTAGCCTCAGATTTCTCCTTTATATCACGCAAAGAACCTCGTCCCTCCATATTATTTACAATAGGAAAAGCGGCATCTTCAATAGCATCAAATAATACAATTTGACGTTCAATGTACTGAATAAAACGAAACATTAAATCAATTTTATCAGCCTCTACATCAGTGTGTAAATATTTTTTAGAGAAGAATTCAAAAATTTCCTTTGGTGTTTCCATTTTCTTATAACCTGTATCACAAACTTCTGTGAATAAAGGTAATAAAGCACCTGTATTATCTATAGAGTCGAAAGGTAAAGTAATGAAAACGCTGTTGTAAATATGGTATTTAGAGAGAACGTTTTGGTTAAAACGTTCTATTTTAGGGAGCGTATACATAAATTAGGTTTAAATTATTATGGTTTGTTATGTGCTTTGTTTTATTTTCAAAAAAATAACCCCAAGAGTCAACTTGAGGTATTATTTTTCAAATAATATCAAGTATCAATTACATATTTTTGAAGATAGTATGCATCAAACGCTTCTTGTCGTTGATACTCTCTTCAAGGGAAATCATAGTTTCTGTTCTGTAAACACCATCAA from Flavobacterium nitratireducens includes:
- a CDS encoding deoxyhypusine synthase family protein, which produces MSKGPISQFIEKHYLHFNSAALVDAAKAYEEQLAKGSKMLVSMAGAMSTAEIGKIFAEVIRQDKVQIISCTGANLEEDIMNLVAHSHYERVPHYRDLTPQDEWDLLERGLNRVTDTCIPEHEAFRRLQKHIYKIWKDADDKGERYFPHEFMYKMLLSGVLEEYYEIDLKDSWMYAAAEKNLPIIVPGWEDSTMGNIFASYVIKGELKASTMKSGIEYMTFLADWYTKNCENGIGFFQIGGGIAGDFPICVVPMLYQDMEMHDVPFWSYFCQISDSTTSYGSYSGAVPNEKITWGKLDINIPKFIIESDATIVAPLIFAYLLDL
- a CDS encoding DNA primase; protein product: MRRVIVEYAKLTNEILNLLVEKFPDGYDDEDIIRFKNAKNELVEAVEVRTEDTIYLVKVSTKLADRIENFDEDDDIDDVIEPIAPIKGLDLDDDISDDDDDDDDSDKPELDEDDEDGDDKDIADDDDEDDED
- the recQ gene encoding DNA helicase RecQ, with the protein product MISSQILHSCLKENFGFEKFRTNQEEIINTILRGQDTLAIMPTGGGKSICFQLPALLFPGITIVISPLIALMKDQVDSLKANGISACYINSTQSEKEQQNHIQNIIDKKIKLVYVAPESLSYLENTFTLIEISLIAIDEAHCISSWGHDFRPAYTNLGYLKNRFPTTPILALTATADKATREDINNQLNLKNPAVFISSFDRKNLSLEVRPALDRVKQIIDFIETKTNESGIIYCLSRKTTEELAEKLTKAGITAKAYHAGLETELRSKTQDEFINDKCQVVCATIAFGMGIDKSNVRWVIHYNLPKNIEGYYQEIGRAGRDGLPSETILFESYGDLIQLQKFASQGQNAEIQLAKLDRMKQYADALSCRRKILLSYFGEIVTENCGNCDICNNPPAFFDGTILAQKALSAIIRLKESEPLPVIIDFLRGSKNAYIYEKEYQNLKTYGVGIETSWQDWNQYLIQLINLGYCEIAFHQQNKIRLTPLAKKVLFENEKVQLNTIKKSVPKQVEQETNKTKTVKNSLFESLRKLRYEIAQEEEVPAYVIFSDSALRQMEINRPMSEEELITIDGVGKAKLEKYGDAFIKAIIAFHKDKKVKPKKGSNTYKETLALYQEGLTPEEIAEKRKLGVSTIISHLAKLYSDGASIDLKQFVSNEEVALISAAAIQLEKPTALKPFFDYFEEKMSYEKIRVGLAIIEKEENVM
- a CDS encoding DNA-deoxyinosine glycosylase, producing MIRSFPPFINYETEILILGTMPGIASLEKQEYYAHPRNHFWKIIYTLFDQLPVSSIFEEKIKLLRNNKIGIWDVLENCERKGSLDIHIKNHQPNDFESLFKEYPQIRTIIFNGKESHKYFLKSFGQIKGITYRVMPSTSPANTMSFENKLITWSSCFKDL
- a CDS encoding DinB family protein, with the translated sequence MKRSDVPENEYSKFNATYIQAAGDEDLYEDLEISLHAFIRFVQDIPMDKFDYRYADGKWTIKEIIQHIIDTERVFSYRALRISRNDKTPLPGFDENEFALNTNANDRHLQSLLTELSIVRQGTLALFKSFSEEQLKRIGIASDNQISVRAIGFIIIGHQKHHQKVFQEKYL
- a CDS encoding phosphoenolpyruvate carboxylase codes for the protein MYTLPKIERFNQNVLSKYHIYNSVFITLPFDSIDNTGALLPLFTEVCDTGYKKMETPKEIFEFFSKKYLHTDVEADKIDLMFRFIQYIERQIVLFDAIEDAAFPIVNNMEGRGSLRDIKEKSEARGKNEELAEFLENFNVRTVLTAHPTQFYPGPVLGIINDLTEAIRENNLLRIKQLLAQLGKTPFINNEKPNPYDEAVSLIWYLENVFYNTVGDLMHYLETNIAPNNNIKNPIIQLGFWPGGDRDGNPFVTTDITLKVADRLRTSILKCYYFEMRNLKRKLTFSGVDVLVAELENKLYRSVFYSTGEIFITLEEFKTQLNKIKTIIIEQHQSLYVDELEALLIKVNLFGFHFATLDIRQNSKIHDAVFRDIFDFYQNNGSEVFPKNYYELSEAEKCEVLTSLNGNLNPADFKNEMTKSTIESIYAIKKIQEGNGELGANRYIISNNENAVNVLEAYALFRLSNWEDPSVDIVPLFESVDDLQNAHNVMEQLYTNPVYAEHLANRGMKQTIMLGFSDGTKDGGYLMANWSIYQAKENLTAMSRKYGIKVIFFDGRGGPPARGGGKTHKFYASLGPEIENKEIQVTVQGQTISSNFGTLDSCRHNLENLLSAGVTNQVFNKDLNKLSDDDKAIMTHLSELGYQKYLSFKNHDKFIPYLEKMSTLKYYAKTNIGSRPSKRSKSEKLDFKDLRAIPFVGSWSQLKQNVPGFYGVGSALKHFEETGQWEKVQDLYNRSLFFKTLLENSMMSLAKSFFPLTAYMRNDPEFGEFWQNIYDEFLETKRLLLKIAGHKELMENYPDGIASIQIRERIVLPLLTIQQYALLRINELNKEANPDEKLIKVYEKIVMRSLFGNTNASRNSA